A window of the Henckelia pumila isolate YLH828 chromosome 3, ASM3356847v2, whole genome shotgun sequence genome harbors these coding sequences:
- the LOC140886869 gene encoding tetratricopeptide repeat protein SKI3 isoform X1: MLLEKEVPESVNKLEEEYVESESLPADPSLHFNLGVSLWEKGDESQEIRAKAVEHFMMAVKLNPQNGDAFRYLGHYYANDSSVPARALKCYQRAVFLNPDDSIAGEAICDMLDKEGKESLVFAVCCEASEKSARAFWAFRQLGYLQAHQKKWSEAIQNLQHAIRGFPTCADLWETLGLAYQRMGMLTAALKSHGRAIELEESRVFAWIESGNISLMLGSFRNGVEQFRNALRISPHNVSAHFGLASALLGFAKECTNLGAFGWGAILLEEASAVATHGTSLAGNISCLWKLHGDIQLMYARCFPWTEEGLADETAFSSSINSWRRTCFLAASHASHFYQRALRLTPWQANIYADVAIASDLISSLKVKPKEDLHVWPLAEKMCLGSILLEGHNEEFWVALGCLSDDIALKQHAFIRGLQLDVSLAVAWAYIGKVYRQEGELQLAQQAFDQARSIDPSLALPWAGMSADAEARNLNENEAYECCLRAVQIFPLAEFQIGLAKLALYSGQLSSSEVFGAIKQALLRAPEYPESHNLNGLVCESRSDYENAITSYKLARCALKSFAAESVEPCLTDISINLARSLCMAGHAEDAVEECEYLRQKGQLSHEVLQVYALCLWKLRKYDMALSITRELGSRILSMEKNMAAASISFICRVLYCISGQESAMTSILKMPKEFFHSSKISFVVSAMHVLDQKGRLDSVVSLSRAFVTSHEEIIAMHLLIALGKLVKHQQKDCVAIHNGIQHLRKALHMYPNSSVLRNLLSSLLLSSKEWRDLGLATRCPSIDISDHREKDESMKSACELIGAGTIANYDTKSSNEHFAALTRRQQLPFQSGIIKLLQKFLHQEPWNFNARYLLTLNYLQKARESRFPPQICRVLARLTAVALSHQLYLSKYMCLQYQYFQLLLCSAELNLQQGNTGECVEQARSALRISVDNSCLFFAHLLLCRAYATENDLVSMSKEYRQCLELKTDFHIGWICLKFIESRFKLQNDLGISHLSFEDCFKDMELSRNMWMGIFNMVEGLSAIWFGDFVGAEEFLTQACNVAESETILFLCHGAICLELARQKFEAQYISRAIRSLKKAKEISLGPLPIVSLLLAQAEASLGSKTKWENNLRDEWLSWPSEMRPAELLFQMHLLSRQLKDGSDLSSIRVSSGSSLKWMLRAIHVNPSCLRYWKLLQKEYVHRYNLP, encoded by the exons ATG TTACTGGAAAAAGAAGTACCCGAGTCTGTAAATAAGTTGGAAGAGGAATATGTGGAGTCCGAGTCCTTGCCAGCGGACCCATCTCTCCATTTTAATCTG GGAGTTTCTTTGTGGGAAAAAGGTGATGAAAGTCAAGAAATCAGGGCAAAAGCGGTGGAGCATTTCATGATGGCTGTGAAGCTTAACCCCCAGAATGGGGATGCATTTAGATATCTAGGTCACTATTACGCAAATGATTCCTCGGTGCCTGCCCGTGCCCTCAAGTGCTACCAAAGAGCTGTCTTTCTCAACCCTGATGATTCCATTGCAGGG GAAGCAATCTGTGATATGTTGGACAAAGAAGGGAAAGAGAGCTTGGTGTTTGCTGTTTGCTGTGAAGCTTCTGAGAAGTCTGCTAGGGCCTTTTGGGCTTTTCGTCAATTGGGTTACCTTCAG GCTCATCAGAAGAAGTGGTCAGAAGCTATTCAAAATCTTCAGCATGCCATTCGTGGCTTTCCTACCTGTGCTGATTTGTGGGAG ACCTTAGGTCTTGCCTACCAACGAATGGGCATGTTAACTGCTGCACTTAAG TCACATGGCAGAGCCATTGAATTGGAGGAATCAAGGGTTTTTGCATGGATTGAAAGTGGAAATATTTCCTTGATGCTTGGTTCTTTTAGAAAT GGAGTTGAGCAATTTAGGAATGCATTGAGAATCTCACCTCACAATGTTTCTGCACATTTTGGGCTTGCTTCTGCACTTCTTGGTTTTGCTAAAGAATGTACAAATTTAGGTGCTTTTGGATGGGGAGCCATACTTTTAGAG GAAGCTTCTGCTGTGGCAACACATGGTACATCATTAGCTGGAAACATTTCGTGTTTATGGAAGCTGCATGGTGATATCCAG CTTATGTATGCAAGATGTTTCCCATGGACTGAGGAAGGGCTAGCTGATGAGACTGCTTTCAGTTCTTCTATCAATTCCTGGAGAAGAACTTGCTTCCTTGCTGCATCACATGCTAGCCACTTCTACCAACGCGCTTTGCGCTTGACCCCCTGGCAAGCTAATATATATGCTGATGTTGCTATTGCATCAGATCTCATTTCCTCTTTGAAGGTGAAACCTAAAGAGGACCTACATGTGTG GCCATTGGCTGAAAAGATGTGCTTGGGTAGTATACTTCTTGAGGGACACAATGAGGAATTTTGGGTGGCTCTGGGGTGTTTATCAGATGATATTGCATTAAAACAACATGCTTTCATACGTGGGCTGCAATTGGATGTATCTCTAGCTGTTGCATGGGCATACATTGGAAAG GTTTATAGGCAAGAAGGTGAACTACAGCTGGCCCAACAAGCATTTGATCAAGCTAGAAGTATAGATCCCTCTCTTGCACTGCCATGGGCAGGCATGTCGGCGGATGCTGAGGCTAG AAATCTCAACGAGAATGAAGCGTATGAATGTTGTTTACGAGCTGTGCAGATATTTCCG CTTGCAGAATTCCAAATTGGTCTCGCAAAGCTTGCCTTGTATTCTGGCCAGTTATCATCTTCAGAG GTGTTTGGTGCCATCAAGCAGGCTTTGCTGCGTGCCCCTGAATACCCTGAATCTCACAATTTGAATGGCCTAGTATGCGAATCAAGATCTGATTATGAAAATGCTATTACCTCCTACAAGCTTGCACGTTGTGCTCTAAAATCTTTTGCAGCAGAATCAGTAGAACCCTGTCTGACAGATATATCCATCAATTTGGCTAGATCACTTTGTATG GCAGGACACGCAGAAGATGCTGTTGAAGAGTGTGAATATTTAAGGCAAAAAG GACAGCTTAGTCACGAAGTTTTACAAGTATATGCTCTGTGTTTATGGAAACTTAGGAAATACGATATGGCTCTGTCCATTACTAGAGAACTTGGGTCCCGCATCTTGTCCATGGAGAAAAATATGGCTGCTGCTTCCATTAGCTTCATCTGTAGAGTCCTGTATTGCATTTCAGGACAGGAATCAGCAATGACAAGCATACTGAAAATGCCCAAGGAGTTTTTTCATAGTTCAAAGATTAGTTTCGTCGTTTCTGCTATGCATGTGTTGGACCAAAAAGGTCGACTTGATTCTGTTGTTTCTCTCAGTCGTGCTTTTGTTACATCTCATGAAGAGATAATTGCAATGCACCTTCTAATTGCACTCGGTAAACTT GTTAAGCATCAACAAAAGGACTGCGTTGCGATTCACAATGGTATACAGCACCTAAGAAAGGCTCTTCACATGTATCCTAACAGTAGTGTCCTAAG AAATCTTCTTAGTTCTCTCTTACTGTCGAGCAAAGAATGGAGAGATCTTGGTCTTGCAACCAGATGCCCCAGCATTGACATATCAGACCACCGTGAAAAAGATGAGAGCATGAAATCAGCATGCGAGCTTATTGGTGCTGGAACAATTGCCAATTATGACACAAAAAGCAGCAATGAGCATTTTGCAGCTTTAACCCGTAGGCAACAACTGCCGTTTCAGTCTGGAATCATAAAGCTGCTGCAAAA GTTTTTACATCAAGAGCCGTGGAACTTTAATGCCAGGTATTTGCTTACATTAAACTATTTACAGAAGGCCCGCGAATCGAGATTTCCTCCACAAATTTGCCGTGTTCTAGCGAGGCTAACAGCTGTTGCTCTGTCTCATCAGTTGTACTTGAGTAAATATATGTGTCTCCAATATCAATATTTCCAGCTTCTTCTCTGTTCTGCTGAGTTGAATTTGCAACAAGGAAATACTGGAGAATGCGTTGAACAGGCTAGAAGTGCTTTGCGTATTTCAGTTGATAATAGCTGTCTATTTTTCGCACACTTGCTATTGTGCCGTGCATATGCTACTGAAAATGATCTTGTCAGCATGAGCAAAGAGTACAGACAGTGCTTGGAACTTAAGACTGATTTTCATATTGGTTGGATTTGTCTGAAGTTTATTGAAAGTAGATTTAAGCTGCAAAATGATCTTGGCATATCGCACTTGAGCTTTGAGGATTGCTTCAAAGATATGGAGCTTTCAAGGAATATGTGGATGGGCATATTTAATATGGTAGAGGGTTTGTCTGCAATTTGGTTTGGTGATTTTGTTGGTGCAGAAGAATTTCTTACACAAGCTTGCAATGTAGCAGAGAGCGAGACAATTCTCTTTCTTTGTCATG GTGCCATCTGCTTGGAGCTTGCCAGACAGAAATTCGAGGCACAGTACATATCACGTGCCATAAGAAGTCTCAAAAAAGCGAAAGAGATTTCTCTGGGCCCCTTGCCTATCGTCTCACTTCTGCTTGCACAAGCAGAGGCAAGCCTTGGTTCCAAAACAAAATGGGAAAACAACCTTCGTGATGAATGGCTCTCATGGCCTTCAG AAATGAGGCCAGCTGAGCTCTTATTTCAAATGCATTTGCTTTCCAGACAGCTGAAAGATGGTTCCGACTTGTCATCCATTCGCGTTTCCAGTGGGAGTTCGCTTAAATGGATGCTAAGAGCGATCCACGTGAATCCCTCATGTTTGAGATATTGGAAGCTTTTGCAAAAAGAATATGTACATCGATACAACCTCCCATAA
- the LOC140886869 gene encoding tetratricopeptide repeat protein SKI3 isoform X2 → MLLEKEVPESVNKLEEEYVESESLPADPSLHFNLGVSLWEKGDESQEIRAKAVEHFMMAVKLNPQNGDAFRYLGHYYANDSSVPARALKCYQRAVFLNPDDSIAGEAICDMLDKEGKESLVFAVCCEASEKSARAFWAFRQLGYLQAHQKKWSEAIQNLQHAIRGFPTCADLWESHGRAIELEESRVFAWIESGNISLMLGSFRNGVEQFRNALRISPHNVSAHFGLASALLGFAKECTNLGAFGWGAILLEEASAVATHGTSLAGNISCLWKLHGDIQLMYARCFPWTEEGLADETAFSSSINSWRRTCFLAASHASHFYQRALRLTPWQANIYADVAIASDLISSLKVKPKEDLHVWPLAEKMCLGSILLEGHNEEFWVALGCLSDDIALKQHAFIRGLQLDVSLAVAWAYIGKVYRQEGELQLAQQAFDQARSIDPSLALPWAGMSADAEARNLNENEAYECCLRAVQIFPLAEFQIGLAKLALYSGQLSSSEVFGAIKQALLRAPEYPESHNLNGLVCESRSDYENAITSYKLARCALKSFAAESVEPCLTDISINLARSLCMAGHAEDAVEECEYLRQKGQLSHEVLQVYALCLWKLRKYDMALSITRELGSRILSMEKNMAAASISFICRVLYCISGQESAMTSILKMPKEFFHSSKISFVVSAMHVLDQKGRLDSVVSLSRAFVTSHEEIIAMHLLIALGKLVKHQQKDCVAIHNGIQHLRKALHMYPNSSVLRNLLSSLLLSSKEWRDLGLATRCPSIDISDHREKDESMKSACELIGAGTIANYDTKSSNEHFAALTRRQQLPFQSGIIKLLQKFLHQEPWNFNARYLLTLNYLQKARESRFPPQICRVLARLTAVALSHQLYLSKYMCLQYQYFQLLLCSAELNLQQGNTGECVEQARSALRISVDNSCLFFAHLLLCRAYATENDLVSMSKEYRQCLELKTDFHIGWICLKFIESRFKLQNDLGISHLSFEDCFKDMELSRNMWMGIFNMVEGLSAIWFGDFVGAEEFLTQACNVAESETILFLCHGAICLELARQKFEAQYISRAIRSLKKAKEISLGPLPIVSLLLAQAEASLGSKTKWENNLRDEWLSWPSEMRPAELLFQMHLLSRQLKDGSDLSSIRVSSGSSLKWMLRAIHVNPSCLRYWKLLQKEYVHRYNLP, encoded by the exons ATG TTACTGGAAAAAGAAGTACCCGAGTCTGTAAATAAGTTGGAAGAGGAATATGTGGAGTCCGAGTCCTTGCCAGCGGACCCATCTCTCCATTTTAATCTG GGAGTTTCTTTGTGGGAAAAAGGTGATGAAAGTCAAGAAATCAGGGCAAAAGCGGTGGAGCATTTCATGATGGCTGTGAAGCTTAACCCCCAGAATGGGGATGCATTTAGATATCTAGGTCACTATTACGCAAATGATTCCTCGGTGCCTGCCCGTGCCCTCAAGTGCTACCAAAGAGCTGTCTTTCTCAACCCTGATGATTCCATTGCAGGG GAAGCAATCTGTGATATGTTGGACAAAGAAGGGAAAGAGAGCTTGGTGTTTGCTGTTTGCTGTGAAGCTTCTGAGAAGTCTGCTAGGGCCTTTTGGGCTTTTCGTCAATTGGGTTACCTTCAG GCTCATCAGAAGAAGTGGTCAGAAGCTATTCAAAATCTTCAGCATGCCATTCGTGGCTTTCCTACCTGTGCTGATTTGTGGGAG TCACATGGCAGAGCCATTGAATTGGAGGAATCAAGGGTTTTTGCATGGATTGAAAGTGGAAATATTTCCTTGATGCTTGGTTCTTTTAGAAAT GGAGTTGAGCAATTTAGGAATGCATTGAGAATCTCACCTCACAATGTTTCTGCACATTTTGGGCTTGCTTCTGCACTTCTTGGTTTTGCTAAAGAATGTACAAATTTAGGTGCTTTTGGATGGGGAGCCATACTTTTAGAG GAAGCTTCTGCTGTGGCAACACATGGTACATCATTAGCTGGAAACATTTCGTGTTTATGGAAGCTGCATGGTGATATCCAG CTTATGTATGCAAGATGTTTCCCATGGACTGAGGAAGGGCTAGCTGATGAGACTGCTTTCAGTTCTTCTATCAATTCCTGGAGAAGAACTTGCTTCCTTGCTGCATCACATGCTAGCCACTTCTACCAACGCGCTTTGCGCTTGACCCCCTGGCAAGCTAATATATATGCTGATGTTGCTATTGCATCAGATCTCATTTCCTCTTTGAAGGTGAAACCTAAAGAGGACCTACATGTGTG GCCATTGGCTGAAAAGATGTGCTTGGGTAGTATACTTCTTGAGGGACACAATGAGGAATTTTGGGTGGCTCTGGGGTGTTTATCAGATGATATTGCATTAAAACAACATGCTTTCATACGTGGGCTGCAATTGGATGTATCTCTAGCTGTTGCATGGGCATACATTGGAAAG GTTTATAGGCAAGAAGGTGAACTACAGCTGGCCCAACAAGCATTTGATCAAGCTAGAAGTATAGATCCCTCTCTTGCACTGCCATGGGCAGGCATGTCGGCGGATGCTGAGGCTAG AAATCTCAACGAGAATGAAGCGTATGAATGTTGTTTACGAGCTGTGCAGATATTTCCG CTTGCAGAATTCCAAATTGGTCTCGCAAAGCTTGCCTTGTATTCTGGCCAGTTATCATCTTCAGAG GTGTTTGGTGCCATCAAGCAGGCTTTGCTGCGTGCCCCTGAATACCCTGAATCTCACAATTTGAATGGCCTAGTATGCGAATCAAGATCTGATTATGAAAATGCTATTACCTCCTACAAGCTTGCACGTTGTGCTCTAAAATCTTTTGCAGCAGAATCAGTAGAACCCTGTCTGACAGATATATCCATCAATTTGGCTAGATCACTTTGTATG GCAGGACACGCAGAAGATGCTGTTGAAGAGTGTGAATATTTAAGGCAAAAAG GACAGCTTAGTCACGAAGTTTTACAAGTATATGCTCTGTGTTTATGGAAACTTAGGAAATACGATATGGCTCTGTCCATTACTAGAGAACTTGGGTCCCGCATCTTGTCCATGGAGAAAAATATGGCTGCTGCTTCCATTAGCTTCATCTGTAGAGTCCTGTATTGCATTTCAGGACAGGAATCAGCAATGACAAGCATACTGAAAATGCCCAAGGAGTTTTTTCATAGTTCAAAGATTAGTTTCGTCGTTTCTGCTATGCATGTGTTGGACCAAAAAGGTCGACTTGATTCTGTTGTTTCTCTCAGTCGTGCTTTTGTTACATCTCATGAAGAGATAATTGCAATGCACCTTCTAATTGCACTCGGTAAACTT GTTAAGCATCAACAAAAGGACTGCGTTGCGATTCACAATGGTATACAGCACCTAAGAAAGGCTCTTCACATGTATCCTAACAGTAGTGTCCTAAG AAATCTTCTTAGTTCTCTCTTACTGTCGAGCAAAGAATGGAGAGATCTTGGTCTTGCAACCAGATGCCCCAGCATTGACATATCAGACCACCGTGAAAAAGATGAGAGCATGAAATCAGCATGCGAGCTTATTGGTGCTGGAACAATTGCCAATTATGACACAAAAAGCAGCAATGAGCATTTTGCAGCTTTAACCCGTAGGCAACAACTGCCGTTTCAGTCTGGAATCATAAAGCTGCTGCAAAA GTTTTTACATCAAGAGCCGTGGAACTTTAATGCCAGGTATTTGCTTACATTAAACTATTTACAGAAGGCCCGCGAATCGAGATTTCCTCCACAAATTTGCCGTGTTCTAGCGAGGCTAACAGCTGTTGCTCTGTCTCATCAGTTGTACTTGAGTAAATATATGTGTCTCCAATATCAATATTTCCAGCTTCTTCTCTGTTCTGCTGAGTTGAATTTGCAACAAGGAAATACTGGAGAATGCGTTGAACAGGCTAGAAGTGCTTTGCGTATTTCAGTTGATAATAGCTGTCTATTTTTCGCACACTTGCTATTGTGCCGTGCATATGCTACTGAAAATGATCTTGTCAGCATGAGCAAAGAGTACAGACAGTGCTTGGAACTTAAGACTGATTTTCATATTGGTTGGATTTGTCTGAAGTTTATTGAAAGTAGATTTAAGCTGCAAAATGATCTTGGCATATCGCACTTGAGCTTTGAGGATTGCTTCAAAGATATGGAGCTTTCAAGGAATATGTGGATGGGCATATTTAATATGGTAGAGGGTTTGTCTGCAATTTGGTTTGGTGATTTTGTTGGTGCAGAAGAATTTCTTACACAAGCTTGCAATGTAGCAGAGAGCGAGACAATTCTCTTTCTTTGTCATG GTGCCATCTGCTTGGAGCTTGCCAGACAGAAATTCGAGGCACAGTACATATCACGTGCCATAAGAAGTCTCAAAAAAGCGAAAGAGATTTCTCTGGGCCCCTTGCCTATCGTCTCACTTCTGCTTGCACAAGCAGAGGCAAGCCTTGGTTCCAAAACAAAATGGGAAAACAACCTTCGTGATGAATGGCTCTCATGGCCTTCAG AAATGAGGCCAGCTGAGCTCTTATTTCAAATGCATTTGCTTTCCAGACAGCTGAAAGATGGTTCCGACTTGTCATCCATTCGCGTTTCCAGTGGGAGTTCGCTTAAATGGATGCTAAGAGCGATCCACGTGAATCCCTCATGTTTGAGATATTGGAAGCTTTTGCAAAAAGAATATGTACATCGATACAACCTCCCATAA
- the LOC140886557 gene encoding protein CONTINUOUS VASCULAR RING 1-like isoform X2, whose product MCKTLGSKARSYRLFVFEIVNYHCKDHSFAKKKVFKFFVILFPIAITFYITWWFIHFVDGFFSPIYAQLGINIFGLGFVTSITFIFLVGVFMSSWLGTSTLSLGEWFIKRMPFVRHIYNASKQISAAISPDQNTQAFKEVAIIRHPRIGEYAFGFITSSLTLQNYSGEEELCCVYVPTNHLYIGDIFLVTAKDVIRPNLSVREGIEIVVSGGMSMPQILSTLDPRIVQVDRN is encoded by the exons ATGTGCAAGACCTTAGGTTCGAAGGCAAGATCATACAGATTATTTGTCTTTGAGATAGTAAATTATCATTGTAAAG ATCATTCATTTGCAAAGAAAAAGGTCTTTAAATTCTT TGTCATCCTCTTTCCTATAGCAATAACTTTCTACATTACATGGTGGTTTATTCATTTTGTGGATGGCTTCTTCTCTCCAATTTATGCCCAACTAGGGATCAACATATTTG GTCTAGGATTTGTTACCTCAATCACTTTCATTTTCTTGGTTGGAGTATTTATGTCATCATGGTTGGGGACTTCTACTCTGAGCCTTGGAGAGTGGTTTATTAAGCGAATGCCATTTGTTCGTCACATTTACAATGCCTCCAAGCAAATTAGTGCAGCCATATCCCCAG ATCAGAACACTCAGGCTTTCAAGGAAGTGGCCATTATAAGGCATCCGCGTATTGGTGAATATGCATTTGGGTTCATAACTTCATCTTTGACCCTCCAG AATTATTCAGGAGAAGAAGAGCTATGCTGTGTTTATGTCCCAACAAACCATCTTTACATTGGTGATATATTCTTGGTCACTGCCAAAGATGTTATAAGACCAAACCTATCTGTTCGAGAAGGGATTG AAATTGTCGTCTCTGGTGGCATGTCAATGCCCCAGATATTGTCTACCTTGGATCCAAGAATTGTTCAAGTCGATAGAAACTGA
- the LOC140886557 gene encoding protein CONTINUOUS VASCULAR RING 1-like isoform X1, whose protein sequence is MGDEKSLGIMGSSSRDRDRELLIPVADSIDHHQHHDDDGASSSCKPSLSASSSHHHSGWEAFYKVVRSWASKKFMTGCVILFPIAITFYITWWFIHFVDGFFSPIYAQLGINIFGLGFVTSITFIFLVGVFMSSWLGTSTLSLGEWFIKRMPFVRHIYNASKQISAAISPDQNTQAFKEVAIIRHPRIGEYAFGFITSSLTLQNYSGEEELCCVYVPTNHLYIGDIFLVTAKDVIRPNLSVREGIEIVVSGGMSMPQILSTLDPRIVQVDRN, encoded by the exons ATGGGAGATGAGAAATCTTTAGGGATAATGGGGAGCAGCAGTAGAGATAGGGATCGAGAGCTTCTGATTCCGGTGGCGGATTCTATCGACCACCATCAGCACCACGATGACGACGGCGCTTCCTCCTCCTGCAAGCCCTCCCTCTCTGCTTCTTCCTCTCACCATCATTCTGGCTGGGAG GCATTCTACAAAGTCGTGAGGAGTTGGGCGTCAAAGAAATTTATGACTGGATG TGTCATCCTCTTTCCTATAGCAATAACTTTCTACATTACATGGTGGTTTATTCATTTTGTGGATGGCTTCTTCTCTCCAATTTATGCCCAACTAGGGATCAACATATTTG GTCTAGGATTTGTTACCTCAATCACTTTCATTTTCTTGGTTGGAGTATTTATGTCATCATGGTTGGGGACTTCTACTCTGAGCCTTGGAGAGTGGTTTATTAAGCGAATGCCATTTGTTCGTCACATTTACAATGCCTCCAAGCAAATTAGTGCAGCCATATCCCCAG ATCAGAACACTCAGGCTTTCAAGGAAGTGGCCATTATAAGGCATCCGCGTATTGGTGAATATGCATTTGGGTTCATAACTTCATCTTTGACCCTCCAG AATTATTCAGGAGAAGAAGAGCTATGCTGTGTTTATGTCCCAACAAACCATCTTTACATTGGTGATATATTCTTGGTCACTGCCAAAGATGTTATAAGACCAAACCTATCTGTTCGAGAAGGGATTG AAATTGTCGTCTCTGGTGGCATGTCAATGCCCCAGATATTGTCTACCTTGGATCCAAGAATTGTTCAAGTCGATAGAAACTGA